One segment of Rhipicephalus sanguineus isolate Rsan-2018 chromosome 6, BIME_Rsan_1.4, whole genome shotgun sequence DNA contains the following:
- the LOC119396300 gene encoding transmembrane protein 181, producing MPYPSGQPTGRTFNWASWRLKTRYMLSHFGFFCSQFGKFIAPAYYHDRCERSVQMRLYTMHKREFVVMFLVFFACLCLCLFIGLAGPPITTTVVRSASELGTPGDNATKLNMATGPFVLKTPPLSAYSQQLWVIAQITTKEEDEDETFRKAFHLEVNIQGITSKGHVVNIYGSSRPHIRVRQLICSKKVCDAFTVLHLGFLDYSRYLLTVTFYGLETIDEKYHIDDVTFHYKSYNASFTQLEIWFRFIFLLVTFFVTCWFAHTLRRFVFRDWSIEQKWMSILLPCLLLHNDPVFPMSLLVNSWIPGMLDAIFQASFLCALLLFWLCVYHGIRQNERRFATFYLPKLLVVGMLWTAAFVLASWQRYNELRDPTYNYKVDTQGFAALKIFFFTMGSIYLAYLLYLVVQAYTELRSMPYFDVRLKFMTSLMLIVLTLSVVITVMRFGISVLEDNFVADLSTTYGSSAEFMSFYGLLNFYLYTMAYVYSPPPNAFLESHLKDNPTLSMMNDSDEEVIYGSDTEERLLNPVRLGQDKEESD from the exons ATGCCTTATCCCAGCGGTCAACCGACGGGACGCACTTTCAACTGGGCCAGCTGGAGACTCAAGACGCGCTACATGCTTTCCCATTTCGGTTTCTTCTGCAGCCAGTTCGGCAAGTTCATCGCCCCCGCCTACTACCATGACCGGTGCGAAAG GTCGGTGCAGATGCGGCTGTACACCATGCACAAGCGGGAATTCGTCGTTATGTTTCTGGTGTTCTTCGCCTGCCTGTGCCTCTGCCTCTTCATCGGGCTCGCGGGGCCACCCATCACCACCACCGTGGTGCGCTCCGCATCTGAGCTGGGCACGCCGGGAGACAACGCCACTAAACTCAACATGGCG ACAGGGCCATTTGTGCTAAAGACTCCTCCGCTATCGGCGTACAGTCAGCAGCTTTGGGTCATCGCGCAAATCACCACCAAGGAGGAGGACG AAGACGAGACGTTTCGGAAAGCGTTCCACCTTGAGGTCAACATTCAGGGCATCACCAGCAAGGGTCACGTGGTCAACATCTATGGCTCTTCACGACCGCACATACGAGTGCGCCAGCTCATCTGCTCGAAGAAG GTTTGCGATGCCTTCACGGTCCTGCATTTGGGCTTCTTGGATTACTCCCGATATTTGCTGACCGTCACATTCTATGGTCTGGAGACCATCGACGAGAAATACCACATAGACGACGTCACGTTTCAT TACAAGAGCTACAACGCATCGTTTACTCAGCTGGAGATATGGTTCCGGTTCATCTTCCTACTCGTGACGTTCTTTGTCACG TGTTGGTTCGCGCACACACTGCGGAGGTTCGTCTTCCGGGATTGGTCCATCGAACAGAAGTGGATGTCCATCCTCCTGCCATGCCTGCTGTTGCACAACG ACCCCGTGTTCCCCATGTCATTGCTGGTGAACAGCTGGATACCCGGGATGCTGGATGCGATTTTCCAGGCGTCATTTCTGTGTGCACTGCTGCTTTTCTGGCTCTGCGTCTACCATGGCATCCGCCAA AACGAGCGTCGCTTCGCCACTTTCTATCTGCCAAAACTTCTCGTGGTGGGCATGCTGTGGACGGCCGCCTTTGTGCTCGCTTCCTGGCAGAGGTACAACGAGCTCAGGGACCCCACGTACAACTACAAGGTCGACACGCAGGGATTTGCG GCCTTGAAGATATTTTTCTTCACCATGGGATCAATATACTTGGCCTATCTTCTTTACCTGGTTGTTCAGGCATACACAGAGCTAAGGTCCATGCCTTATTTTG ACGTTCGGCTAAAGTTCATGACATCACTGATGCTAATTGTTCTGACGTTAAGTGTGGTCATCACGGTGATGCGGTTTGGGATCTCTGTCCTCGAAGACAACTTCGTGGCTGACCTGTCGACGACGTATGGGAGCTCGGCGGAATTTATGTCCTTCTACGGGTTGCTCAACTTCTATCTGTACACAATGGCGTATGTGTACTCACCACCACCAAATGCTTTTCTAG AATCTCATCTGAAGGACAATCCAACCCTATCGATGATGAATGACTCTGACGAGGAGGTCATCTATGG GTCGGACACCGAGGAGCGGTTATTAAACCCAGTTCGCCTTGgacaagacaaagaagaaagCGACTGA